Within Bacteroidales bacterium, the genomic segment CAGGTGAAGTAGGAACACACAATATAAAACTGGCGACAAAATATATTGTAAAATATATGGGTTTTCCCTTCAGTCCAATATATGATACAATAAAAAATTATAAAATTGTTATTAATCCATTCAGCAATGTTGCAATTGTTAAAGCCGAAAAATTCGAAGTGTTTCAAAACAAACCAAATCCATTTAACGATTACACAGAAATAAAATTTACTTCACCACTTGTTCAGAATATAAATTTTGCAGTAATAAATTTATTAGGACAAACAATATATTCAGAAAAAATAAAATCAAAAATTGGTGAAAACAAAATTATCTTCAGTTCTATAAATGTCAATCCCGGTGTTTATTTCTATAAAATAAGTAACGAGAATACTGTTTTCATAAAAAAGATGACGGTCAATTGATGCTTTTAATAAATCAAAAATAATTATTATAACTTATCATTATCTTTGAAAAGTAAGTACTTCAAATACTTCGAGTACTTAAAGTTAGTAAAGTGTTGGGTGTTCAATATTTTTTTATTTTCAACTTTAAGTACTTTAGACACTCGAAGTACTTGAAGTACTTTTTTACAAGCTATGGATTTTGAATTAGTTGTTTTAGGCAATAGTTCTGCAACACCAATATACAACAGAAATCTTTCCGCTCAGGTTTTAAAAGTGCATGAGCATTTTTTTTTGATTGATTGCGGCGAAGGAA encodes:
- a CDS encoding T9SS type A sorting domain-containing protein, encoding MIKRILLSACILLIALKIINAQCTPNPAITYLIYPDSITDLPPATATIAYSATMYTAIPHDTTYSGNALTVDSIYLTNILGLPSSLTYQCNTPNCGWAGGATIGTYNHGCALISGTPTSGEVGTHNIKLATKYIVKYMGFPFSPIYDTIKNYKIVINPFSNVAIVKAEKFEVFQNKPNPFNDYTEIKFTSPLVQNINFAVINLLGQTIYSEKIKSKIGENKIIFSSINVNPGVYFYKISNENTVFIKKMTVN